ACTGCACAGGTATAACGCCAATGGCCTCGGCCTGTCGTTGACATAAGCGATAGCCTCGTCAAGCGAGCCGTAACCCACTATAGGCAACAGGGGACCGAAAATTTCTTCCTGCATCAAGGTCATGTCATCGCTGACGCCTGTGACTAAGGTCAGGGGCAGCTTTCTTTGCTCCCGGCACCTGGCCCCGCTGTCGTCGCCAAGCTCGGTAAGTTCTGCTCCTTTTTCCCTGGCGTCTTCGAGCCAGCCGGTCAGGCGATCGAACTGGGCATCGTTGATAATGCCGGTATAATCACCGTTGTGGGCGATATCCGGGTACATCTTACTGAACCAGGCGGCACAGGCCTGTTTGAATTCCTCGATACGCCCGTGCGGGCATAAAATATAATCCGGGGCGACACAGGTTTGCCCGGCATTAAGGGTTTTTCCTAAAATCAGCCGGGAAACCGCATCTTTCATTTCTATGCTTTCATCTATGATGCTGGGGGATTTGCCCCCCAGCTCTAAGGTCACCGGAGTCAGGTTCTCCGATGCCGCCGCCATCACCATTTTGCCAACCCGGGTGGAACCTGTGAACAACAGATGGTCAAACGGCTGGCGTGAAAAGTGCGCGGCTACATCCGGCCCGCCGGCAATAACCGCCACCTTATCCTGTGAAAAAATACCGCCGAGCATCTTGGCCAGCACTTCATTGGTTTTCGGGGTAAATTCAGACATCTTGATCAGGGCACGGTTGCCTGCCGCCAGGGCTGTGGTTAACGGCCCGAGGGATAAGAACAGCGGGTAGTTCCACGGGGTGATAATGCCGACAACTCCCAAAGGCTGATACATAACATAACCTTTTGCCGGCTGGAACAGCGGCCCGACATGGCGTTTTGACGGTTTCATCCATTTTTTCACCCGTTTTATCGCATAATTGATACCCATCACGGTGGGCATCAAATCCGCCATTTTACTGTCGTCCAGGCTGCGGCAACCAAAATCTTCGGACAGGGCCTGCACCAGCTCCTGCTGGTGGCCAAGCAAAGCTTTTTTCAGCTGCCGCAAATCATAAATGCGGCTGTCGGCATCTAAATAGGGCTGCTGTTTAAATGCCGTCTGCTGTAATTGAAAAACATCATCCACCAGGGCAATCTGCTCCCTGTCATCCGCTTGGGTATATGAATTACTTGCCATAAAACGTCCTGCTTAACTTATTGTTAAAAAATGGCTTTCACGACAGGCATCAGCTTCCGCACAGGGAAAATTCCATTGTCATCCACACCATCTTTGGTATATGTTAATTTATTATTGGTTGTTGCCAACTCGCTCAAGGTGCAGGTGCCGGTAAAAATTTTCCCCGTTCACCTCACCAAAAGCAGTTTGAATATATATAAGCATATTATCAATAAGTTGACGACAATTTTTAAACAGGT
This genomic window from Thalassomonas viridans contains:
- a CDS encoding coniferyl aldehyde dehydrogenase gives rise to the protein MASNSYTQADDREQIALVDDVFQLQQTAFKQQPYLDADSRIYDLRQLKKALLGHQQELVQALSEDFGCRSLDDSKMADLMPTVMGINYAIKRVKKWMKPSKRHVGPLFQPAKGYVMYQPLGVVGIITPWNYPLFLSLGPLTTALAAGNRALIKMSEFTPKTNEVLAKMLGGIFSQDKVAVIAGGPDVAAHFSRQPFDHLLFTGSTRVGKMVMAAASENLTPVTLELGGKSPSIIDESIEMKDAVSRLILGKTLNAGQTCVAPDYILCPHGRIEEFKQACAAWFSKMYPDIAHNGDYTGIINDAQFDRLTGWLEDAREKGAELTELGDDSGARCREQRKLPLTLVTGVSDDMTLMQEEIFGPLLPIVGYGSLDEAIAYVNDRPRPLALYLCSFDEQIQQKVLEQTHAGGVCLNDSAMQVAQDDMPFGGIGPSGMGHYHGHEGFLTLSKAKSVLKKGKRNTSSLAFPPYGKLVHKLIYKFFLR